The following coding sequences are from one Leptolyngbya sp. NIES-3755 window:
- a CDS encoding hypothetical protein (similar to AA sequence:cyanobase_aa:LBDG_36960) produces MRSSAFRLEQIHRTIVTADQMRSIEQRLFDAGMPVAALMEKVAGRLSDRISNLFPPCKVGILAGSGHNGGDALVVARELHFRGYEVRLGCPFSRFKALTDSHLQYAKSLGIPCESDIESLRSSNFLIDGLFGFGLTRAIEEPIFSVINRINEWNLPIASIDLPSGLHTDTGRSLGTAIRATHTLCLGLWKLGLLQDEALEFVGQAELIDFDIPLADIAAILGDSPQIQRVTSDWAMSALPLKRPASTHKYKMGHLLLICGSRRYAGGALLTGLGGRSSGVGMLSIAVPESLKPMLSSHLPEALIIGCPETESGAIAKLPDLDLSSFNAIACGPGLTLDATSIVQQVLESDRPIVLDADGLNALAQFGTIPTLQKRQDATILTPHLGEFKRLFPDLEVGCRATAVREAAKSTGAIVLLKGARIAIASPEGQVRINPESTPALARGGSGDVLTGLMGGLLAQNLAVQSQISLLDLTQTTAWWHSQAGILAAQTRTELGVDAHTLTQFLIPTLTASKKS; encoded by the coding sequence GTGCGTTCTTCAGCGTTCAGGTTAGAGCAAATTCACCGTACGATCGTAACGGCAGATCAAATGCGATCGATTGAACAGCGTCTTTTCGATGCGGGAATGCCGGTTGCGGCATTGATGGAAAAAGTTGCGGGACGATTAAGCGATCGTATTTCTAATCTTTTTCCGCCCTGTAAAGTTGGAATTCTCGCCGGCTCTGGACACAACGGCGGAGATGCCTTAGTGGTGGCACGAGAACTGCATTTTCGGGGTTATGAAGTGCGATTGGGCTGTCCCTTTTCTCGATTCAAAGCGTTAACAGATAGCCATTTACAGTATGCGAAAAGCCTGGGAATTCCTTGTGAATCAGACATTGAGAGTTTGCGATCGTCCAATTTTCTGATCGACGGCTTGTTTGGATTTGGATTGACACGAGCGATCGAGGAGCCAATTTTTTCCGTAATCAACCGAATCAACGAATGGAATTTGCCAATTGCCAGTATCGATTTACCGTCTGGACTCCACACCGATACAGGTCGATCGCTCGGAACTGCCATTAGAGCCACTCATACTCTATGTCTTGGTTTATGGAAACTCGGCTTACTGCAAGACGAAGCCCTAGAATTTGTCGGACAGGCAGAACTGATTGATTTTGATATTCCCTTGGCTGATATTGCCGCGATTCTGGGCGATTCTCCTCAAATTCAGCGAGTGACTTCAGACTGGGCAATGTCCGCTCTACCCCTCAAGCGTCCCGCCTCAACGCATAAGTACAAAATGGGACATTTACTTCTAATTTGCGGATCGCGTCGGTATGCAGGGGGCGCACTCCTCACCGGATTAGGAGGACGATCGAGCGGGGTTGGCATGTTATCGATCGCGGTTCCTGAATCGCTCAAACCGATGCTGTCTTCTCATCTGCCTGAAGCGCTAATTATCGGGTGTCCTGAAACAGAATCGGGCGCGATCGCGAAACTGCCAGACCTTGATTTGAGTTCATTTAATGCGATCGCTTGTGGTCCCGGTTTGACCTTAGATGCCACTTCAATTGTTCAGCAAGTTTTGGAAAGCGATCGCCCGATCGTTCTAGATGCCGATGGACTCAATGCTTTAGCGCAATTCGGAACGATTCCCACGTTACAAAAGCGCCAAGATGCAACGATCCTGACTCCGCATCTAGGAGAATTTAAGCGATTATTTCCAGACTTAGAGGTTGGGTGTCGGGCAACTGCGGTAAGAGAAGCCGCGAAATCGACGGGTGCGATCGTCTTATTGAAAGGAGCGAGAATTGCGATCGCTTCTCCTGAAGGACAAGTCCGAATCAACCCAGAAAGTACACCCGCTCTCGCTCGTGGTGGGAGTGGAGATGTCCTTACCGGACTGATGGGAGGACTTTTAGCTCAGAATCTTGCAGTTCAAAGCCAAATTTCGCTCCTTGATTTGACTCAAACTACGGCTTGGTGGCATTCACAAGCAGGAATTTTAGCGGCTCAAACTCGCACAGAGCTTGGCGTTGATGCTCACACGCTGACACAGTTTTTGATTCCAACCCTCACCGCGTCCAAAAAATCCTAA
- a CDS encoding MEROPS family U62 peptidase (similar to AA sequence:cyanobase_aa:LBDG_36950): MQSPTLLISKELPSLKYSYTPDRFDETWEAPLSILLGLGRAAGADFIEFFLERVNYISCMAEDDAITSISPRLATGAGVRVFRGKADCYVSTNDLSFNGLKAALEKGLSIMGLHLPAPNSFIPEIHLELLRDYATKKGKEAWLGQSSSMREMGDVLLLANGSLSQKATHVQSRRAVYFRDWQEVLVAASDGTFARDIRLTQSVGYSLLCADGTNRSSINKRVGSTSEPDFLRTWNYANDAEEVAESAAKMLYADYVESGNYPVVMANEFGGVIFHEACGHLLETTQIERKTTPFAEKKGEKIAHENLTAWDEGITRDAFGTIDMDDEGMPAQRTLLIENGILKNFISDRAGSMRTGQPRTGSGRRQGYTFAAASRMRNTYIAPGEYEIDDLFASIEKGIYCKKMGGGSVGPTGQFNFAVDEAYLIENGKVTKPLKGATLIGEATEIMDKISMCSKDLGLAAGFCGSVSGSVYVTVGQPHLKVDSITVGGR; this comes from the coding sequence ATGCAATCACCGACCCTTTTGATTTCTAAAGAGCTACCCAGCTTGAAGTATTCCTACACCCCAGACCGATTTGACGAAACGTGGGAAGCTCCACTCTCCATCCTGCTTGGACTGGGACGAGCGGCTGGAGCAGATTTTATTGAATTTTTCTTAGAGCGCGTTAATTACATTAGCTGCATGGCGGAAGATGACGCGATCACCAGTATTTCACCCCGCTTGGCAACAGGCGCAGGAGTGCGAGTGTTTCGCGGCAAGGCGGATTGTTACGTTTCGACGAATGATCTGTCGTTCAATGGACTGAAAGCCGCACTGGAAAAAGGTTTGTCGATTATGGGCTTGCATTTACCTGCTCCCAATTCGTTCATTCCTGAAATTCATCTCGAATTGTTGCGCGACTATGCGACCAAGAAGGGCAAAGAAGCGTGGCTGGGTCAGTCGAGTTCGATGCGGGAAATGGGCGATGTGTTGCTGTTGGCAAATGGATCGCTTTCTCAGAAGGCAACTCACGTTCAATCGCGTCGAGCCGTTTATTTCCGGGATTGGCAAGAAGTTTTAGTGGCTGCAAGTGATGGCACATTTGCGCGAGATATTCGGTTAACTCAGTCGGTGGGTTATAGCTTGCTGTGTGCAGATGGAACGAACCGATCGTCCATTAATAAGCGCGTCGGCAGTACAAGTGAACCGGACTTTCTCAGAACTTGGAACTACGCCAACGATGCGGAAGAAGTAGCAGAATCGGCAGCAAAAATGCTGTATGCGGATTATGTCGAGTCGGGTAATTATCCAGTTGTCATGGCAAACGAATTCGGCGGTGTGATTTTCCACGAAGCATGTGGACACTTGCTCGAAACGACTCAAATCGAACGTAAGACGACTCCATTCGCTGAGAAGAAAGGGGAGAAAATTGCTCACGAAAATCTCACGGCTTGGGATGAAGGCATTACGAGGGATGCGTTTGGCACGATCGATATGGACGATGAAGGAATGCCCGCTCAACGCACGTTGTTGATCGAAAATGGCATTCTGAAGAACTTTATTAGCGATCGTGCGGGTTCGATGCGAACGGGACAGCCAAGAACTGGAAGTGGTCGTCGTCAAGGATATACGTTCGCTGCTGCAAGTCGGATGCGGAATACCTATATTGCTCCGGGTGAGTATGAGATTGATGACTTGTTTGCGTCGATCGAGAAAGGAATCTACTGCAAGAAAATGGGCGGCGGTAGCGTTGGACCCACCGGACAGTTTAACTTTGCAGTCGATGAAGCGTACTTGATCGAGAACGGTAAAGTCACCAAGCCGCTCAAAGGTGCAACTCTAATCGGAGAAGCCACCGAGATTATGGACAAGATTTCGATGTGTTCTAAAGATTTGGGATTGGCAGCGGGATTCTGTGGATCAGTCAGCGGTAGCGTTTATGTCACGGTCGGACAGCCGCATCTGAAAGTAGATTCGATCACGGTCGGTGGACGCTAA
- a CDS encoding putative modulator of DNA gyrase (similar to AA sequence:cyanobase_aa:LBDG_36940): MAKVQEIATAAQEAAKKLGIEKFDIYGSSIDETSVQVDQGEPQQMKASQRSGVTVRVWNEDHTVGVTSTTDVDPIGLELALKTAKEASYFGVKDNAPDFSPEATAETAEVKSEHLPQAPVSHLLETLIKAEKELLEAHPAIAGVPYNGLAQRDIDRFYLNSQGALRHEAHSYASLYLYTKTEEEGRKPRSAGAFRVSPGIEKLDVEGCLKEAAEKTISHLNYDKVKTGKYRVVFSPEAFLSLIGAFSNLFNAQSILDNQSLSTVESLGSTIASPLLCLDDNALHPENIGAEAFDGEGTPTRAISLIKNGVLSNFLHSSGTAKRMNAQPTGHANMGAKVTVSPHFFHVYAGEPAAQEYSLDNADNLILIDDLSALHAGVQALQGSFSLPFDGWLIQDGKRTSIESATVAGDIREVLKSIVYVEKETEFTGSGVAPRVWVDELSITGE, encoded by the coding sequence ATGGCAAAGGTTCAAGAGATTGCAACGGCAGCACAGGAAGCCGCGAAGAAATTGGGTATCGAGAAATTCGATATCTATGGATCGTCGATCGATGAAACGAGTGTTCAAGTCGATCAAGGCGAACCTCAGCAAATGAAAGCCTCTCAGCGATCGGGGGTCACGGTGCGCGTGTGGAATGAAGACCATACTGTGGGTGTGACTTCTACGACGGATGTTGATCCGATCGGCTTAGAGCTTGCATTGAAAACAGCAAAAGAAGCCAGCTACTTCGGAGTGAAAGACAATGCTCCTGATTTCAGCCCGGAAGCAACGGCAGAAACGGCTGAGGTGAAAAGTGAACATCTTCCACAAGCTCCGGTTTCTCACTTGTTAGAAACTCTGATCAAAGCAGAGAAAGAACTATTAGAGGCGCATCCTGCGATCGCAGGGGTTCCCTACAATGGATTGGCACAACGAGATATCGATCGTTTTTATCTCAATAGCCAGGGTGCATTACGACATGAGGCGCATTCTTATGCGTCCTTGTATCTGTACACCAAAACCGAGGAAGAAGGGCGTAAACCTCGAAGTGCAGGTGCATTTAGAGTGAGTCCTGGCATCGAAAAGCTCGATGTTGAGGGCTGTCTGAAAGAAGCCGCAGAAAAGACGATCAGCCACTTGAACTATGACAAAGTGAAAACGGGCAAATATCGTGTGGTATTTTCGCCTGAAGCTTTTCTCAGTTTGATAGGTGCGTTTTCTAATCTGTTCAATGCTCAGAGCATTTTGGACAATCAGAGCCTTTCGACGGTTGAATCCTTGGGAAGTACGATCGCTTCTCCGTTGCTCTGTTTGGATGACAATGCACTTCATCCTGAAAACATTGGTGCAGAAGCTTTTGACGGTGAAGGAACTCCGACTCGTGCCATTTCTCTCATCAAGAATGGTGTGTTGTCGAACTTCTTACACAGTTCAGGAACCGCTAAACGGATGAATGCACAACCGACTGGACATGCCAATATGGGCGCGAAAGTCACGGTTAGTCCGCACTTTTTCCATGTGTATGCGGGTGAACCTGCGGCACAAGAATACAGTTTGGACAATGCAGACAATCTAATTTTGATTGATGATTTGAGTGCGCTTCATGCTGGAGTTCAAGCTCTACAAGGCTCATTCTCACTGCCGTTTGATGGTTGGTTGATTCAAGATGGCAAGCGGACTAGCATTGAATCGGCAACGGTCGCAGGTGACATTCGAGAGGTGCTGAAGTCGATCGTCTATGTGGAAAAAGAGACAGAGTTCACAGGCTCAGGAGTGGCTCCGAGAGTTTGGGTGGATGAACTGTCGATTACGGGTGAATAG
- a CDS encoding carbohydrate-selective porin OprB (similar to AA sequence:cyanobase_aa:LBDG_40860) — MTKFFIHSLIVAAGLGLASNATATETPSVADLSNPEPLSQVTSVSQLSDVRPTDWAFQALQSLVERYGCIAGYPDRTYRGNRALTRFEFAAGLNACLDRVNELIAASTADLVKKEDLATLQKLQEQFAAELATIRGRVDALEARTTTLERQQFSTTTKLNAEVVLGITGVAAGRDFIRREFVPGVGSVEVADRVSRNAIVGNRVRLNFDTSFTGRDNLRTRLQAANLSGLPSNLDGEQLTNEGSLRFAGGEGNDIGLDALNYTFPIGENTTVVLEANAGAIDDFTDTLNPFLDGDGGSGALSHFGTRNSIYYLGNGTAGTGLGLRHKFGEALELSLGYLAGEPASPAAGNGLFNGSYGALAQLTFRPSERLGIGLTYINAYNVDFSGNGAVGSNRANFRSLAETGFLAAEVPTIANAYGVSATFQIAPQLVLNGAVGYTNARSLQSGGRGTLDIWNWSVGLAVPDFLKKGSLAGIIVGMEPRVVGARGAFGSAVGRDRSTSLHIEGFYQYQLNDNIAITPGIIWLTAPNHDDRNDDVVIGTIRTTFTF; from the coding sequence ATGACAAAATTCTTCATTCATTCCCTGATTGTGGCAGCGGGCTTAGGGCTTGCATCGAACGCCACTGCGACTGAAACTCCAAGTGTTGCAGACTTGAGCAATCCAGAACCGCTCTCACAAGTGACTTCTGTTTCTCAGCTTTCGGATGTGCGCCCGACTGATTGGGCATTTCAAGCCCTGCAATCTTTGGTCGAGCGGTATGGCTGTATCGCGGGATATCCCGATCGTACCTATCGCGGCAATCGAGCCTTAACGCGGTTTGAGTTTGCAGCAGGCTTGAATGCGTGTCTCGATCGCGTGAATGAACTGATCGCCGCTTCGACCGCTGATCTGGTGAAAAAAGAAGACCTCGCCACGCTGCAAAAACTTCAAGAACAATTCGCGGCAGAACTGGCAACGATCCGGGGTCGGGTGGATGCTTTGGAAGCAAGAACGACGACGCTGGAGAGACAGCAGTTTTCAACCACGACGAAATTAAATGCTGAAGTGGTTCTGGGTATCACTGGGGTCGCCGCAGGTCGCGATTTTATTCGACGCGAATTCGTACCGGGAGTCGGGAGTGTTGAAGTTGCCGATCGCGTTTCGAGAAATGCGATCGTGGGCAATCGAGTCCGCTTAAACTTTGATACGAGCTTCACCGGACGCGACAATTTGAGAACTCGTTTGCAGGCGGCGAATCTGTCTGGACTTCCGAGCAATCTTGATGGCGAACAATTGACCAATGAAGGGTCGTTACGATTCGCAGGTGGCGAGGGAAATGATATTGGGCTGGATGCGTTGAACTATACTTTCCCGATCGGCGAAAATACGACGGTGGTACTCGAAGCGAATGCGGGTGCGATCGACGACTTTACCGATACGCTGAATCCCTTTTTGGATGGGGACGGCGGCTCTGGTGCACTCTCGCACTTCGGAACCCGCAACTCGATTTACTATTTGGGAAATGGAACGGCGGGAACTGGATTGGGCTTACGCCACAAGTTTGGAGAAGCTCTGGAATTGAGCCTGGGCTATCTCGCTGGCGAACCCGCTTCTCCCGCAGCAGGCAATGGTTTGTTTAATGGTTCGTATGGTGCACTGGCTCAACTCACATTCCGTCCGAGTGAGCGGCTTGGAATTGGTTTAACCTACATCAATGCTTATAACGTCGATTTCTCTGGAAACGGTGCAGTTGGTAGTAATCGGGCAAATTTCCGATCGCTGGCGGAAACGGGATTCTTAGCAGCGGAGGTTCCGACGATCGCGAATGCTTATGGGGTTTCAGCCACCTTTCAAATTGCGCCCCAACTGGTTCTAAATGGCGCAGTTGGATATACCAATGCTCGATCGTTGCAGTCTGGAGGACGAGGAACGCTCGACATTTGGAACTGGTCAGTGGGTTTAGCGGTTCCTGATTTCCTCAAGAAAGGCAGTCTAGCAGGAATCATTGTTGGGATGGAACCGAGAGTCGTTGGCGCACGAGGTGCATTCGGATCAGCAGTCGGACGCGATCGCAGTACTTCATTGCATATTGAAGGGTTCTATCAGTATCAACTGAACGACAACATTGCGATCACGCCTGGAATCATCTGGTTAACGGCTCCGAATCATGACGATCGTAACGATGATGTCGTGATTGGAACGATTAGAACCACGTTTACGTTCTAA
- a CDS encoding hypothetical protein (hypothetical protein FJSC11DRAFT_0653;~similar to AA sequence:cyanobase_aa:LBDG_40850): MKLRMPKQGRVPWRSIGVFVAIASAAGLVASSAWLSTQYIMDPRSVVWLNQYLPKQARIPVSAWDDPKTLKEIQSDLRRAGLFAGEPIRVETPIKGKKPQTDLLIPVFQPGQDGGDDRLKELRAYRLVLNPTPHKKEALQFVNQIEILELREDFVTEPLVRSRVINPSSDRPVPFTAVQRFEDRAPRNGAWLTMNGKLQQGDSSIAYGQVVYYNPMTTAMSVMLSWTNPEGELPSWQAVPKGRPSEFVVNQTVGLEPDFQVYQLRSVKRKNIPFQLQPISLSESDLKQENGAFVDALFLARSGLWSTALEYMQSVKRQVGSDWTLNAQAQMDLVARHAKVTKAQAEQPWANAGQQVLANLLDGRWERATQLVQNSTSDRTEVLDMLKYDPGRVQRRINAALNFDPARSDVQLWAALRLAAQQGKPSAIAWLSKQPSDSSVRRAQTVKLLNELDAMTLGMAAPAKN; this comes from the coding sequence ATGAAGTTGCGGATGCCGAAACAGGGTAGAGTTCCTTGGAGATCGATCGGGGTTTTTGTCGCGATCGCGAGTGCAGCAGGATTGGTTGCATCGAGCGCTTGGCTCAGTACCCAGTACATCATGGACCCGCGATCGGTGGTTTGGCTCAATCAATATCTGCCAAAACAGGCGAGAATTCCAGTGAGTGCTTGGGATGATCCAAAAACGCTCAAAGAAATTCAATCGGATTTGCGAAGAGCAGGATTGTTCGCAGGTGAACCGATTCGAGTTGAAACCCCGATAAAAGGTAAGAAACCTCAGACTGATTTGCTGATTCCGGTGTTTCAGCCCGGACAAGATGGAGGAGACGATCGCTTAAAAGAACTACGAGCGTATCGATTGGTGCTGAATCCGACCCCGCATAAAAAAGAAGCTCTACAGTTTGTGAATCAGATCGAGATTTTGGAACTGAGAGAGGATTTTGTTACAGAACCCTTGGTGCGATCGCGAGTGATTAATCCCAGTTCAGATCGTCCAGTCCCTTTTACAGCGGTGCAGCGATTTGAAGATCGTGCGCCTCGGAATGGAGCTTGGTTGACGATGAATGGCAAATTGCAACAAGGGGATTCGTCGATCGCTTATGGGCAAGTCGTTTATTACAACCCGATGACGACTGCGATGAGCGTGATGCTATCTTGGACGAATCCAGAGGGGGAACTTCCGAGTTGGCAAGCAGTTCCGAAAGGTCGCCCATCTGAATTTGTGGTGAATCAAACTGTCGGGTTAGAGCCAGATTTTCAGGTGTACCAACTGCGATCGGTGAAACGCAAAAATATTCCATTCCAACTGCAACCGATTTCGCTCAGTGAGAGTGACTTGAAACAAGAGAATGGCGCTTTTGTCGATGCTTTATTTTTGGCGCGGAGTGGGCTTTGGTCAACCGCTTTAGAGTACATGCAGTCGGTGAAGCGCCAAGTGGGTTCAGATTGGACGCTGAACGCTCAAGCGCAGATGGATTTGGTGGCGCGTCATGCCAAAGTGACGAAGGCGCAGGCAGAACAGCCTTGGGCGAATGCGGGACAGCAAGTTTTGGCGAATTTATTAGACGGGCGTTGGGAACGGGCGACTCAGTTAGTGCAAAATTCGACCAGCGATCGTACAGAAGTGTTAGACATGCTCAAATACGATCCGGGTCGGGTGCAGAGACGAATTAATGCTGCATTGAATTTTGATCCGGCACGATCAGACGTGCAGCTTTGGGCAGCGTTACGATTGGCAGCACAGCAAGGGAAACCGAGCGCGATCGCATGGTTATCGAAACAGCCGTCGGATTCGAGTGTTCGTCGTGCCCAGACGGTGAAATTGTTGAATGAGTTGGATGCGATGACACTAGGAATGGCTGCACCTGCTAAAAATTAA
- a CDS encoding hypothetical protein (hypothetical protein Npun_R1279;~similar to AA sequence:cyanobase_aa:LBDG_23720), with translation MQDFDFHFNPFNQYNNQNQQKGQSLLAAGWRPLNRDFDWGYFLQLAQNDSEELNRRMMGAVSTIADALGRNHQAWWANMINVFSSYTRGEIDQVWNYLTPDPPYPDYRYRDSLSVETPIRQIVSRNNIPIDYVLSRLQETTIRQTLAVLGRPDLITQSYLDRSFYFPVDRFESWDRLDIVSTAYAYWAAHEVWLQIDYVDRGRRYWTLMAKNMAPLIQKSTYGLAVMLSGYQSRVGQIHAQFAIRDFPQEIQAFSDTVQQTVMNQHRLAVLVHGDPGTGKTAWTQAIAKEILVPLGYVIFILDHDAVENFVPPSYLEKICLIINEADNLAQDRSTEIAQASNKTEHILSLLDGTLYQSVVSVGNFELEQKLVVLMTCNTTERLDPAMLRKGRVDLMCEFNHRFV, from the coding sequence ATGCAAGACTTTGACTTTCACTTTAATCCGTTCAATCAATACAACAATCAAAACCAGCAAAAAGGACAAAGCTTACTGGCAGCAGGTTGGCGACCGTTAAATCGCGACTTTGACTGGGGATATTTTCTCCAACTCGCCCAAAATGATTCCGAAGAATTAAACCGCCGCATGATGGGAGCCGTTAGCACGATCGCGGATGCCCTCGGACGCAATCATCAAGCGTGGTGGGCAAATATGATCAATGTATTTTCTTCCTACACCCGTGGCGAAATTGATCAAGTCTGGAACTATCTCACGCCTGATCCACCTTATCCTGACTATCGCTACAGAGACAGTCTCAGCGTCGAAACCCCGATTCGTCAAATTGTTAGTAGAAATAATATTCCGATCGACTATGTTCTAAGTCGCTTACAAGAAACCACCATTCGTCAAACACTGGCTGTTCTAGGACGACCCGATCTAATTACTCAAAGCTATCTCGATCGCTCTTTTTATTTCCCGGTCGATCGCTTTGAGAGTTGGGATCGGCTCGACATTGTGAGTACTGCCTATGCGTATTGGGCAGCGCATGAAGTCTGGTTGCAGATCGATTATGTCGATCGAGGACGACGCTATTGGACATTGATGGCGAAAAACATGGCTCCATTGATCCAAAAATCAACTTATGGCTTAGCCGTGATGCTCAGTGGATATCAAAGCCGAGTCGGACAAATTCACGCTCAGTTTGCGATTCGGGACTTTCCGCAAGAAATTCAAGCCTTTAGTGATACGGTGCAGCAAACTGTTATGAATCAGCACCGATTAGCGGTCTTAGTGCATGGTGATCCAGGAACAGGAAAAACGGCGTGGACCCAAGCGATCGCAAAAGAAATTCTAGTTCCGCTCGGCTATGTGATCTTTATTCTGGATCATGATGCGGTTGAGAATTTTGTGCCGCCAAGCTATTTGGAAAAAATTTGCCTAATCATCAACGAAGCCGATAATTTAGCACAAGATCGATCGACGGAAATTGCTCAAGCCAGCAACAAAACCGAACACATTCTAAGCTTGCTCGATGGCACCCTGTATCAAAGTGTTGTTAGTGTTGGTAATTTCGAGCTAGAGCAAAAATTAGTCGTACTGATGACTTGTAATACGACTGAACGGCTCGATCCAGCCATGCTCCGAAAAGGAAGAGTTGATTTGATGTGCGAATTTAACCATCGCTTCGTCTAG
- a CDS encoding hypothetical protein (hypothetical protein MicvaDRAFT_4958;~similar to AA sequence:cyanobase_aa:LBDG_23710) yields MYSTENEIIELVKAFENCTLARSYWTHPAHLTVALWYLIDQPLTAPDQIRFGIQRYNQAHGIESTSTSGYHETITRFWIHLIQNYLDRINVHDSLLSLTNQLMNDYSDPIVLFEYYSRDLIFSPEARSRWIEPNLKSLNYARL; encoded by the coding sequence ATGTATTCAACCGAAAATGAAATTATCGAATTGGTGAAAGCCTTTGAGAACTGCACCTTAGCGCGATCGTACTGGACCCATCCTGCCCATCTCACCGTAGCGTTGTGGTATCTGATCGACCAACCGCTAACCGCACCCGATCAAATCCGTTTCGGAATCCAACGTTATAATCAAGCTCATGGCATTGAATCAACTTCTACCAGTGGCTATCACGAGACCATTACGCGATTTTGGATTCACCTGATTCAAAACTATCTCGATCGTATTAATGTTCATGATTCTTTACTGAGCTTAACGAACCAGTTAATGAATGATTATTCTGATCCGATCGTATTGTTCGAGTACTACAGTCGCGATCTTATTTTCTCCCCAGAAGCTCGTTCTCGCTGGATTGAACCTAATCTGAAATCTTTGAACTATGCAAGACTTTGA